The genomic stretch AAACCTATGGATTATGCGTTAATCAAGATGAATTATGTAAAAAAATAAAGCATCCATTAACCTATTATAAAAAATCTTTAAAGCTTTGGAGAAAAAAATAAATTGATAGAGGAATATATTAAGAAAAAGTTTGCTGAATATTATAATTTGTTTTCTTGGAGAATTATAAAGCCTAAGGAAATTGATAAAAGAGAATTTGGTTTTCTACTTTTTAAAGAAAAAATTATGGTGCGTCATAAATGTTTTTCTAATGTTAATGAGCTTCATAACTTCATTAAAACAATTGTTCCATCAGATGTTTATTATTCTTCAGCTTATTATTTAAAGCCTGAAGAAGATATGAGAAAGAAAGAGTGGCTTGGCGCGGATTTAGTATTTGATATAGATGCCGATCATATAGAGACTTTATGCAAAAAAGAGCATGATAAATGGGTTTGCAAAAATTGCGGTTATATTGGTGAAGGGGCTCCTCCAGAAGCTTGCTTAAAATGTGGAGGAACCAAAATTCAAGGAGAAACATGGATTTGCCAAAAGTGCTTAGATAAAGCTAAAGAAGAAACTTTAAAATTAATAGATTTTTTGATGAGGGATTTTGGGTTTGAAAAAGAGGATATTGAAGTTTGTTTTACAGGCCATAGAGGATACCATATTCATGTAGATTCAAAAGAAGCATTACAATTAACTAGCGATGAAAGAAAAGAAATAATTGATTATGTAATGGGTATCGGCGTAGATTCAATAATGCTTAACTTTATTAATGAGCAGGCTTATGGTTGGGCTGAAAGAATTGCTTCAGCAGTAAAAGATAATAAGTTAAAAAATTATTTAACTCTTAATAAGAGAAAATTAATGCGGAGAGTAGAGTCAATTATTAAAGAAAAAGCGGTTAAAGTGGATGCTGTAGTAACGATGGACATTCATAGGTTAATAAGGCTTCCTGAAACATTAAATGGAAAAACAGGTTTAAGAGCAATTAAAGTAGAGATAAACCATCTTGAAGAATTTAACCCTTTTAATGAAGCTGTTGCTTTAAAGAATGGGGAAGAGAAAATCTATGTTAAAGAGGCTCCGAAATTTACTTTAGATAAAAGAGAATTTGGCCCCTACAAAAATGTGGAAGTAACACTTCCAGCAGCAGCAGCTTTACTTTTAATTTGTAAAGGAAAAGCTGAACCAGTGATTTAAATGTTTACTGAGTTATTTAAAGCATGGAGGAGAGAAGAGAAAGACAAAAATATTCAAATTTTAAGCCAAGATTTTTATATTAACTTAAACTGTTACGCTAACGATTTAAAGAAAAAAATAGAATGCGAGCAGGATCCTGTAAAAGCAGAGCTTATTAAAGAAGAGTATAATAATACTATAAAGCTTTTAACAAAGCTTGTAAATCTTCGACTTAAAAAGGTTTTAGAGAGTATTATTGAAGGGAGAAAAATTCCTTTAGAGCTTCTTGCTGAAGAAGAAAAAGAGCTTGTTGCTTGCTTAAATAAAGCTGCTGAATTAATTCTTGAATTTAAAGAAAAACTTTTTAAAGGAAGAATTGAAGCAAAAAAGAGTAAAGCCGTCATTTTAAGATTGCTTCAAGAGCTTCCAGAAATAGTAGGAGAAGATTTAAATGTTTACGGGCCTTTTGAAGCTGAAGACATCGCGGTTTTACCTGAAGATAATGCTGAAGCATTAATTAAAAGAGGCGTAGCTGAAAAGATAAGTTATAAAGAAAAGAAAAATTTATAACTTTTTAATAAACCATAACGCTTAAGAGGAAGCTTAAAATGAAATTTCCAAAAGAAGTGAATGTTTATTGCCCTAAATGCAAAAAGCATTCGGTTCACTCTGTTTCGCTTTATAAGAAGGGAAAAGAAAGAGCCTTAGCTATAGGCGCTAGAAGACATGAGAAAGAAAAGCATGGATACGGGGGACAAAAATGGCCTGAACTTAAGAGAACAGCGAAAACAACGAAAAAACAGCTGCTTAAATTAAAATGTAAAGAATGCAATTATACAATTTATAGGCTTGGAATAAGATTAAGAAAACTTCAAATTGAGGCTTAAAAAAATGGTTGAGTTAATTCCTAAACCTTTAAGCAAATTTATTAAAATTAAATGCCCTAAATGCGGGAATGAACAAATAACTTTTGATAAAGCTAGCATAAAAGTAAAATGTAATATATGCGATGAAATTTTAGCTGAGCCATCAGGCGGCCGTATAAAACTTTCAGCTGAAAAACTGCAAGAATTTGATTAATTGAGGAAGAGGAATTGTCTACAACTAGGGAATATCCTGAAGAAGGAGATTTAGTGATAGCTACGGTGAAAAGAATAGAAAGTTATGGTGCTTATGTTACTCTTGATGAATATGAAGAAGGAGAGGGGCTTCTTCATATATCTGAAATAGCGTCAACATGGGTTAGAAATATAAGAGATCATGTACGAGAAGGTCAAAAGTTAGTTTTAAAAGTTTTAAGAGTTGACCCTGAAAAAGGGCATATTGATTTATCTTTAAGAAGAGTTACTGGAAGAGAGAAAACTGAAAAACTTCTTCAATGGAAAATGGATAAAAAAGCAGAGTCTATATTAAAAACTGCAATTGAAAAATTGAATAAAACAGAAGAAGAAGCAAATAATATTAAAGAAATTGTTTTAAAAAAATATGAAAGCTTATATGATGCTTTTGAAGAGTCTGTAGATGAAGGGGAAGAGTTGTTTATAAAGCTTGGCATCCCGTTAGAATGGGCTAAAGCTTTAACTGAAGTTGCTAAAACAAAAATAAAAATTGAAAAAGTTAAAGTTGCAGCTACATTAGAGTTAACTTGCTTAAAGCCAAATGGAATAGAAGCAATAAAACAAAGCTTAATTAACGCTGAAAAAATTAGGAAGAGAAAGAATGCAGGTATAATTGCTTATGCTATAGGAGCCCCTAAATATAAAATTGAAGTTTTAGCTAACGACTATGAAGAAGCTGAAAACCTTTTGGAGAAAGCTGTAAACGAAGCATTAACAACAATAAAAAATCTTGGTGGAGAAGGGCGTCAAGTAGATTGAGAATGCAGATTAAAAAATGCAGAAAATGTGGAAGATACACTTTAAAAGAGAATTGCCCCTTATGCGGAGAAAAAACATTTAATCCGCATCCACCTAAATTTTCATTAAATGATAAATATCTTGAGTTAAGATTAAAGGCTGAAAAAAATGAAAACGATTCTTAAAGAATATAAAATTAAGCCAATTAACCCTATAATTATAGAGGGGTTGCCTGGTTTAGGTTCTGTTGGAAAAATAGTTGCCTCCTATCTTATTTCTCAATTAAAAGCTAAAAAGATAGCTGAACTTTATTCACCTTACTTCCCTCATTACGCTTTAGTAGATGAATATGGAGTTGCAAGATTACCTAAAATCACATTTTATTACTACGCAAATAAGAATAGAAAATTTATTATAATAACCGGCGATTGTCAACCTCAAAGCAATATAGGGCAATATGAAATTGCAGAAAAAATAATTGAATACGCTAAAAAATATTCAAGTAAGCTTTTAATAAGCGTTGGAGGATACAGTTCAAGCAGAAAAGAGCAGCCTAAAGTTTATGGAGCAGCTACAACAGTTAAGTTAATTAATCAACTGATTAAACTTGGTGTTTGCGTTAATGAAGAAGGAGCACCAATAGTTGGTGTAGCGGGTATACTGCTTCCTTTAGCTAAAGCTAAAGGGTTAAACGCTATATGCTTGCTTGGAGAAACGTTAGGGTATATTCCAGATCCTAAAGCTGCTAAAAGCGTTTTAGAAGTTTTAAATCAATTTTTAAATTTAAAAATTGATTTAAGCAAGCTTGAAAAAGAAATTAAAGAAATGGGGAGGCTTGAAGAAAAAATTCTTAAAACAACTCAAGCTTTTGAAGAAGCTTTTGAAGAAAAGAAGTTGACTGAAAAATTCTCTTATATCTCTTAACTTTTAACAGTTAAGGTTTTTATCTCGCTGGTTAAAGAAACACCTGTGCTGCTAAACCATAAAGCTTTAATGTAATAAGTTCCAGGTTTATCAGGTTTCCAAGTAGTTTTAAAAATATTTTCTTTAAGCTCTCCTTTAGTTAAATTAAACCAATTAACATTATCCAGACTATATTGAATTACAATGTTTCCTTCTTGAATTGGTGATGAAACTTCAATTTTAACGCTTTCACCTAAATTTAATGAAGAGGGCGTTAATGAAAGGTTTAAAGATAAAGAAGCATTACTAACTGTTAAGAATAACGTTTGACTAAATGCTTTTATATATTTTCCAGCTTCGCCATTCCATCTGCTTCTAATAAGGTAAACTCCGCTTCCAGGAACCCAATTATAAACATATGACCCATTAATAGTTGTTAAGCTTACTCCAATTTCTTCCCAAGTAACACCGCCATCCTTAGAATATTCAAGAGTTACAAGCTTATTGCTTAACCCTTCGCCTTTAGAGGTTAATTTTCCATAAAGATTAACTGTTTCTCCATAAATTATTTCAGA from Candidatus Bathyarchaeota archaeon encodes the following:
- a CDS encoding RNA-protein complex protein Nop10, which codes for MRMQIKKCRKCGRYTLKENCPLCGEKTFNPHPPKFSLNDKYLELRLKAEKNENDS
- a CDS encoding 30S ribosomal protein S27e, with amino-acid sequence MVELIPKPLSKFIKIKCPKCGNEQITFDKASIKVKCNICDEILAEPSGGRIKLSAEKLQEFD
- a CDS encoding proteasome assembly chaperone family protein, producing MKTILKEYKIKPINPIIIEGLPGLGSVGKIVASYLISQLKAKKIAELYSPYFPHYALVDEYGVARLPKITFYYYANKNRKFIIITGDCQPQSNIGQYEIAEKIIEYAKKYSSKLLISVGGYSSSRKEQPKVYGAATTVKLINQLIKLGVCVNEEGAPIVGVAGILLPLAKAKGLNAICLLGETLGYIPDPKAAKSVLEVLNQFLNLKIDLSKLEKEIKEMGRLEEKILKTTQAFEEAFEEKKLTEKFSYIS
- a CDS encoding translation initiation factor IF-2 subunit alpha, whose amino-acid sequence is MSTTREYPEEGDLVIATVKRIESYGAYVTLDEYEEGEGLLHISEIASTWVRNIRDHVREGQKLVLKVLRVDPEKGHIDLSLRRVTGREKTEKLLQWKMDKKAESILKTAIEKLNKTEEEANNIKEIVLKKYESLYDAFEESVDEGEELFIKLGIPLEWAKALTEVAKTKIKIEKVKVAATLELTCLKPNGIEAIKQSLINAEKIRKRKNAGIIAYAIGAPKYKIEVLANDYEEAENLLEKAVNEALTTIKNLGGEGRQVD
- a CDS encoding 50S ribosomal protein L44e, producing MKFPKEVNVYCPKCKKHSVHSVSLYKKGKERALAIGARRHEKEKHGYGGQKWPELKRTAKTTKKQLLKLKCKECNYTIYRLGIRLRKLQIEA